The genomic DNA TCGGTTGCTCAGTGTCTGTAGTTGAATTTTGCGGGGCCTCTCAGTAACAGAGTTGCGGCGGGTGTAGTTGTAGGCCCTGGTCCCGGCCTCAGGGCAGCTTTGTACCATTCTTGGCAGCCCTTTTACACTGGACGACGACCCCTCGTCACGTCCTGTCTTGTATCCTAGGTCGCGTCCAATCCACCAATATTCAAGTCAATAATGCAGCACTAAACATTACCACCGCCTACAAAAGAGCTTGATTACGAACGGCACTGGGTTGACATTGACACAATGCAATCATGCCTCACGCCCCGCGCAATCGAATCTCGAATGCAATCGACAGTCTGATCACCCACCTGGtgcccagcaacccccacgACGACGAGCAGACAGCTCAAGAGAGGCATGATGCTTGCTTCGAGCTTGTCCGGGCCATTTTTGAGCGGTGAGCATTTTTCATCTGATACTCTTTTGGCCTAGACAAAGCTAATTAGAAAGCAACAGGCCCAATTCTCCCTCGATATCGGCCGACGTAAACCATGCTTCGGACCTCATCAAGCGGAAGCTCATACACAGCAACCCTAGCCAGGCCCTACGCTTCTCCAACCTCTATACCCGACTTTTGTCACTGCCAGTCCTGAACCAAAAATGGGCCATTTTATATCTCCTATATCAGCTCTCTGACTCGCCTAATCCCAATGAGCCTCCACCACTACCAAggcagccagcagcaccacatGGGTTGACATCGCGGGAGCCAAGCTTCCGGGACCGAGAACTTCAAGCGCAGATCCTTCGGGAGCAGGAAGAGAACCAGGTAGAGGCAGAGAACTACCAAGGGCCAGTACTGGCAGAGCCAAGTTTCCGAGAGCCAGCTTCTCGCGAGCCAAACTTCCGTGAATCAGTAACACAGCGGGCGGCGGGACGAGCAACAGGCCGGTCGACGGCAATAGCAGAGTCAAAAACGTCGACACCCGCACCACCACTGGtatcagaagaagaggccgTAAACAATGTGTTTGCCCCAGGTGGTTTGAAGAAGCTCCCAACCGAAAGGCCACGGCGAAACACCAATGCCGAAGAAGCTCGCTCGCAGCCTGGTGCGGTAGACGGATCTACCAAGAAGAGCACAAGGGACGTTTCAATCAAGTCAAACTTGCTCGCAGACAACTCATTGGAGTTTGAGCCTTCTGAAATGGGTCTGTTGAGAGACCTTCCTTTCACTCTTCAGGGATTATCATCAACAACTCTTCCCTTCACCAGGGATACTGTTTTGAAACTGCCGCCAACTTTGCCGGTACCAATAGTGTCACTGTTGCACACTTTGGCCGAGCCTTCATTATTATATCGAGGGCTTGCAAATTTTGTCAAGTCACAAGCAAAGGGGTTACTCGGCCAGAGCTTGCGGGCAGCCATCAACAATGAGCTTCGGTCATATCTCACTCTTGTGGCAACACTGGAGGCGCAGATTCGACGGGCATTGTCATCCCTTGATGAGGCAGCACCACGAGGCGGCATCGGGAAAGCCGGTGTCACGTTGAAGAGATGCGTTGTTTGGACGAGAGAGGCGACCATGGGCTTGCGACTGATGTCTTTGATATCAGAGGAGAGTTATAGTAAACAAGGCGGACAACTGATCAGTCTGATCCACGGCTTTTCTACCTCTCATGGTGACCCCGTGGTGGCTGCTTTTGCTGAACGCTTGCTGGCCGACGTCACCCGGCCGTTTTACGACATTCTTCGGCGTTGGATATACGACGGTGAGCTATCGGATCCCCATCTGGAGTTCTTCGTCCGCGAACAAAACCCCAACAATGAGAAACAAAACGAgtccaaggccaagggccAAGCTAGTGTGTGGAACTCCAAGTACGAAGTCGTCGACGCCATGGTACCCAGTATCATGACCCCCGACTTTGCCCAAAAGGTCTTTTTGATTGGAAAGTCCCTCAACTTCATCCGCCACAGCTGCGGCGACAGCCAGTGGGTCGACGCCTATAGCAAAACCTCGTCAAAGGAGCTCAAGTACGGCGACACGGCCACGCTCGAGAAGTGGATCGACGACGCCTACAAGACCACCATGCAGCGCCTCATGACGCTCATGAACACCCGCTTCCGTCTGTTTGACCACCTCCAAGCCCTGAAGAACTATATCCTTCTCGGCCAGGGCGACTTTATCGCCTTGCTGATGGAATCCCTCGCCGCGAACCTCGACCGCCCAGCTGGCGCACAATACCGCCACACCCTCACTGCCCAGCTCGAACACGCCATCCGCGGCTCCAACGCCCAGTATGATTCCGACGAGGTCCTCCGCCGCCTAGACGCCCGTATGCTTCAACTGAGCCACGGCGATATTGGCTGGGATTGTTTCACGCTCGAATACAAAATCGATGCCCCTGTCGATGTGGTAGTCACCGAATGGGGAAACCGTCAGTACCTCAAAGTCTTCAACTTTCTCTGGCGGATCAAACGCGTCGAGTTTGCTCTGGCATCCACCTGGAGAAAATGCATGACGGGCGCGAGGGGAGTGCTGCAATCCAACGACGAGACAGTCCTCCAGACGTGGAAATCCACCAGGGGAACTCTCGCGGAGATGATCCATTTTGTTGGTCAACTGCAATACTACATTTTGTTTGAAGTCATCGAGTCCAGTTGGGGGGAGCTGCAGAAGAACATCCGAAAAGAAGACTGCACACTGGATGACTTGATCACGGCTCACACCAAGtacctcacctccatcacccacaAAGGACTTCTCGGTGCCCGCCGGAGACAGCACCACGACGCGCAAAAGGAAGCCGCCTCGTTGGGCCGTGACGCATCAGAAGTTGAAGACCGCAACTCGTACATGGTGCAGCTGTCGCTCCTGCTGCGAAACATGCTCGACTACAGAGACAGCGTGGACGGGTTAT from Podospora pseudoanserina strain CBS 124.78 chromosome 2, whole genome shotgun sequence includes the following:
- the SPC98 gene encoding Microtubule-nucleating Tub4p (gamma-tubulin) complex component (EggNog:ENOG503NWMG; COG:Z), encoding MPHAPRNRISNAIDSLITHLVPSNPHDDEQTAQERHDACFELVRAIFERPNSPSISADVNHASDLIKRKLIHSNPSQALRFSNLYTRLLSLPVLNQKWAILYLLYQLSDSPNPNEPPPLPRQPAAPHGLTSREPSFRDRELQAQILREQEENQVEAENYQGPVLAEPSFREPASREPNFRESVTQRAAGRATGRSTAIAESKTSTPAPPLVSEEEAVNNVFAPGGLKKLPTERPRRNTNAEEARSQPGAVDGSTKKSTRDVSIKSNLLADNSLEFEPSEMGLLRDLPFTLQGLSSTTLPFTRDTVLKLPPTLPVPIVSLLHTLAEPSLLYRGLANFVKSQAKGLLGQSLRAAINNELRSYLTLVATLEAQIRRALSSLDEAAPRGGIGKAGVTLKRCVVWTREATMGLRLMSLISEESYSKQGGQLISLIHGFSTSHGDPVVAAFAERLLADVTRPFYDILRRWIYDGELSDPHLEFFVREQNPNNEKQNESKAKGQASVWNSKYEVVDAMVPSIMTPDFAQKVFLIGKSLNFIRHSCGDSQWVDAYSKTSSKELKYGDTATLEKWIDDAYKTTMQRLMTLMNTRFRLFDHLQALKNYILLGQGDFIALLMESLAANLDRPAGAQYRHTLTAQLEHAIRGSNAQYDSDEVLRRLDARMLQLSHGDIGWDCFTLEYKIDAPVDVVVTEWGNRQYLKVFNFLWRIKRVEFALASTWRKCMTGARGVLQSNDETVLQTWKSTRGTLAEMIHFVGQLQYYILFEVIESSWGELQKNIRKEDCTLDDLITAHTKYLTSITHKGLLGARRRQHHDAQKEAASLGRDASEVEDRNSYMVQLSLLLRNMLDYRDSVDGLYSWSVSDFTRRQEVDTVSLLRKHRPNSGDMESSVGPDDPFFGSAGGVGGNNNIKSEFPALQERLKQLGVSFRQRLQILLGDLAYQPDVDMRFLGVSMNFNDVYQPVRRKSGKAGAGGSAVSAVGGEKQQQQQQQQQQGGNVGSVNVSFSASRA